The proteins below are encoded in one region of Sminthopsis crassicaudata isolate SCR6 chromosome 1, ASM4859323v1, whole genome shotgun sequence:
- the GLYR1 gene encoding cytokine-like nuclear factor N-PAC isoform X4 → MATVSLRLGDLVWGKLGRYPPWPGKIVNPPKDLKKPRGKKCFFVKFFGTEDHAWIKVEQLKPYHPHKEEMIKINKGKRFQQAVDAVEEFLKKAKSKDQSSHNSAEEKNRRNSSEERSKQNSGDEKRKAGLSEGKVRKNMGEGKKRVSSASAERGSKSPLKRAQEQSPRKRGRPPKDEKDLTIPESSTVKGMVAGTMAGFKWQPSVSEPVKDGDPHFHHFLLSQTEKPAVCYQAITKKLKVCEEETGSTSIQAADSTAVNGSITPTDKKIGFLGLGLMGSGIVSNLLKMGHTVTVWNRTAEKEGARLGRTPAEVVSTCDITFACVSDPKAAKDVLGPSGVLQGIRPGKCYVDMSTVDADTVTELAQVIVSRGGRFLEAPVSGNQQLSNDGMLVILAAGDRGLYEDCSSCFQAMGKTSFFLGEVGNAAKMMLIVNMVQGSFMATIAEGLTLAQVTGQSQQTLLDILNQGQLASIFLDQKCQNILQGNFKPDFYLKYIQKDLRLAIALGDSVNHPTPMAAAANEVYKRAKALDQSDNDMSAVYRAYIH, encoded by the exons TGCTTGGATCAAGGTTGAACAGCTAAAGCCATATCATCCCCATAAAGAGGAAATGATCAAGATTAACAAGGGTAAAAGATTTCAGCAAGCTGTGGATGCTGTGGAGGAGTTTCTCAAAAAAGCCAAAAGCAAAGACCAG TCATCCCATAATTCTGCTGAAGAAAAAAATCGGCGTAATTCCAGTGAAGAAAGAAGTAAGCAGAATTCAGGAGACGAGAAACGCAAAGCTGGCCTGTCTGAAGGGAAGGTGAGAAAGAAtatgggagaaggaaagaaaagagtctCTTCAGCTTCTGCAGAAAGAGGCTCCAAATCACCTCTAAAAAGGGCTCAGGAACAGAGTCCCAGAAAGAGAGGTCGCCCTCCAAAGGATGAGAAG gacCTTACAATTCCAGAATCCAGTACAGTGAAAGGAATGGTGGCAGGAACAATGGCTGGGTTTAAATGGCAACCAAGTGTAAGTGAG CCTGTAAAAGATGGGGACCCACATTTCCATCACTTTCTGCTCAGCCAAACAGAGAAG CCAGCTGTCTGTTATCAGGCAATAACAAAGAAGTTAAAAGTATGTGAAGAG GAAACTGGATCCACGTCTATCCAAGCAGCAGATAGCACAGCAGTGAATGGCAGCATCACTCCCACGGACAAAAA GATAGGATTTTTGGGCCTTGGCCTCATGGGAAGTGGCATTGTCTCCAATTTACTAAAAATGGGTCATACAGTCACTGTATGGAACCGGACAGCAGAAAAA GAGGGGGCCCGTCTGGGAAGAACCCCCGCTGAAGTGGTCTCCACCTGTGACATCACCTTCGCCTGTGTGTCGGATCCCAAAGCAGCTAAGGACGT GCTGGGCCCTAGTGGTGTACTTCAAGGGATCCGCCCTGGAAAATGCTATGTAGACATGTCAACGGTGGATGCAGACACGGTTACTGAATTGGCCCAG GTGATTGTGTCCAGGGGTGGTCGATTTCTAGAAGCCCCAGTCTCAGGAAATCAGCAGCTGTCTAATGATGGGATGTTGGTGATCTTAGCAGCCGGAGATAGGGGCTTATATGAAGACTGCAGCAGCTGCTTCCAGGCAATGGGGAAGACCTCCTTCTTTCTAG GTGAGGTTGGGAATGCAGCCAAGATGATGTTGATTGTGAATATGGTCCAGGGCAGCTTCATGGCTACCATAGCTGAAGGATTGACACTAGCCCAAGTGACAGGACAGTCTCAACAGACATTGCTTGACATCCTCAATCAGGGACAACTGGCTAGCATCTTCCTGGATCAGAAGTGCCAAA atATCCTACAAGGGAACTTTAAACCTGATTTCTACCTGAAGTATATCCAGAAGGATCTCAGATTAGCCATTGCACTAGGTGATTCTGTCAACCACCCAACTCCTATGGCAGCTGCAGCAAATGAG GTATATAAACGAGCCAAGGCACTGGACCAGTCTGACAATGACATGTCTGCTGTGTACCGAGCCTATATACACTAA
- the GLYR1 gene encoding cytokine-like nuclear factor N-PAC isoform X3, whose protein sequence is MATVSLRLGDLVWGKLGRYPPWPGKIVNPPKDLKKPRGKKCFFVKFFGTEDHAWIKVEQLKPYHPHKEEMIKINKGKRFQQAVDAVEEFLKKAKSKDQSSHNSAEEKNRRNSSEERSKQNSGDEKRKAGLSEGKVRKNMGEGKKRVSSASAERGSKSPLKRAQEQSPRKRGRPPKDEKDLTIPESSTVKGMVAGTMAGFKWQPSVSEPVKDGDPHFHHFLLSQTEKPAVCYQAITKKLKVCEEETGSTSIQAADSTAVNGSITPTDKKIGFLGLGLMGSGIVSNLLKMGHTVTVWNRTAEKEGARLGRTPAEVVSTCDITFACVSDPKAAKDLVLGPSGVLQGIRPGKCYVDMSTVDADTVTELAQVIVSRGGRFLEAPVSGNQQLSNDGMLVILAAGDRGLYEDCSSCFQAMGKTSFFLGEVGNAAKMMLIVNMVQGSFMATIAEGLTLAQVTGQSQQTLLDILNQGQLASIFLDQKCQNILQGNFKPDFYLKYIQKDLRLAIALGDSVNHPTPMAAAANEVYKRAKALDQSDNDMSAVYRAYIH, encoded by the exons TGCTTGGATCAAGGTTGAACAGCTAAAGCCATATCATCCCCATAAAGAGGAAATGATCAAGATTAACAAGGGTAAAAGATTTCAGCAAGCTGTGGATGCTGTGGAGGAGTTTCTCAAAAAAGCCAAAAGCAAAGACCAG TCATCCCATAATTCTGCTGAAGAAAAAAATCGGCGTAATTCCAGTGAAGAAAGAAGTAAGCAGAATTCAGGAGACGAGAAACGCAAAGCTGGCCTGTCTGAAGGGAAGGTGAGAAAGAAtatgggagaaggaaagaaaagagtctCTTCAGCTTCTGCAGAAAGAGGCTCCAAATCACCTCTAAAAAGGGCTCAGGAACAGAGTCCCAGAAAGAGAGGTCGCCCTCCAAAGGATGAGAAG gacCTTACAATTCCAGAATCCAGTACAGTGAAAGGAATGGTGGCAGGAACAATGGCTGGGTTTAAATGGCAACCAAGTGTAAGTGAG CCTGTAAAAGATGGGGACCCACATTTCCATCACTTTCTGCTCAGCCAAACAGAGAAG CCAGCTGTCTGTTATCAGGCAATAACAAAGAAGTTAAAAGTATGTGAAGAG GAAACTGGATCCACGTCTATCCAAGCAGCAGATAGCACAGCAGTGAATGGCAGCATCACTCCCACGGACAAAAA GATAGGATTTTTGGGCCTTGGCCTCATGGGAAGTGGCATTGTCTCCAATTTACTAAAAATGGGTCATACAGTCACTGTATGGAACCGGACAGCAGAAAAA GAGGGGGCCCGTCTGGGAAGAACCCCCGCTGAAGTGGTCTCCACCTGTGACATCACCTTCGCCTGTGTGTCGGATCCCAAAGCAGCTAAGGAC CTGGTGCTGGGCCCTAGTGGTGTACTTCAAGGGATCCGCCCTGGAAAATGCTATGTAGACATGTCAACGGTGGATGCAGACACGGTTACTGAATTGGCCCAG GTGATTGTGTCCAGGGGTGGTCGATTTCTAGAAGCCCCAGTCTCAGGAAATCAGCAGCTGTCTAATGATGGGATGTTGGTGATCTTAGCAGCCGGAGATAGGGGCTTATATGAAGACTGCAGCAGCTGCTTCCAGGCAATGGGGAAGACCTCCTTCTTTCTAG GTGAGGTTGGGAATGCAGCCAAGATGATGTTGATTGTGAATATGGTCCAGGGCAGCTTCATGGCTACCATAGCTGAAGGATTGACACTAGCCCAAGTGACAGGACAGTCTCAACAGACATTGCTTGACATCCTCAATCAGGGACAACTGGCTAGCATCTTCCTGGATCAGAAGTGCCAAA atATCCTACAAGGGAACTTTAAACCTGATTTCTACCTGAAGTATATCCAGAAGGATCTCAGATTAGCCATTGCACTAGGTGATTCTGTCAACCACCCAACTCCTATGGCAGCTGCAGCAAATGAG GTATATAAACGAGCCAAGGCACTGGACCAGTCTGACAATGACATGTCTGCTGTGTACCGAGCCTATATACACTAA
- the GLYR1 gene encoding cytokine-like nuclear factor N-PAC isoform X2, with amino-acid sequence MATVSLRLGDLVWGKLGRYPPWPGKIVNPPKDLKKPRGKKCFFVKFFGTEDHAWIKVEQLKPYHPHKEEMIKINKGKRFQQAVDAVEEFLKKAKSKDQSSHNSAEEKNRRNSSEERSKQNSGDEKRKAGLSEGKVRKNMGEGKKRVSSASAERGSKSPLKRAQEQSPRKRGRPPKDEKDLTIPESSTVKGMVAGTMAGFKWQPSVSEPVKDGDPHFHHFLLSQTEKPAVCYQAITKKLKVCEEETGSTSIQAADSTAVNGSITPTDKKIGFLGLGLMGSGIVSNLLKMGHTVTVWNRTAEKCDLFIQEGARLGRTPAEVVSTCDITFACVSDPKAAKDVLGPSGVLQGIRPGKCYVDMSTVDADTVTELAQVIVSRGGRFLEAPVSGNQQLSNDGMLVILAAGDRGLYEDCSSCFQAMGKTSFFLGEVGNAAKMMLIVNMVQGSFMATIAEGLTLAQVTGQSQQTLLDILNQGQLASIFLDQKCQNILQGNFKPDFYLKYIQKDLRLAIALGDSVNHPTPMAAAANEVYKRAKALDQSDNDMSAVYRAYIH; translated from the exons TGCTTGGATCAAGGTTGAACAGCTAAAGCCATATCATCCCCATAAAGAGGAAATGATCAAGATTAACAAGGGTAAAAGATTTCAGCAAGCTGTGGATGCTGTGGAGGAGTTTCTCAAAAAAGCCAAAAGCAAAGACCAG TCATCCCATAATTCTGCTGAAGAAAAAAATCGGCGTAATTCCAGTGAAGAAAGAAGTAAGCAGAATTCAGGAGACGAGAAACGCAAAGCTGGCCTGTCTGAAGGGAAGGTGAGAAAGAAtatgggagaaggaaagaaaagagtctCTTCAGCTTCTGCAGAAAGAGGCTCCAAATCACCTCTAAAAAGGGCTCAGGAACAGAGTCCCAGAAAGAGAGGTCGCCCTCCAAAGGATGAGAAG gacCTTACAATTCCAGAATCCAGTACAGTGAAAGGAATGGTGGCAGGAACAATGGCTGGGTTTAAATGGCAACCAAGTGTAAGTGAG CCTGTAAAAGATGGGGACCCACATTTCCATCACTTTCTGCTCAGCCAAACAGAGAAG CCAGCTGTCTGTTATCAGGCAATAACAAAGAAGTTAAAAGTATGTGAAGAG GAAACTGGATCCACGTCTATCCAAGCAGCAGATAGCACAGCAGTGAATGGCAGCATCACTCCCACGGACAAAAA GATAGGATTTTTGGGCCTTGGCCTCATGGGAAGTGGCATTGTCTCCAATTTACTAAAAATGGGTCATACAGTCACTGTATGGAACCGGACAGCAGAAAAA TGTGATTTGTTCATCCAGGAGGGGGCCCGTCTGGGAAGAACCCCCGCTGAAGTGGTCTCCACCTGTGACATCACCTTCGCCTGTGTGTCGGATCCCAAAGCAGCTAAGGACGT GCTGGGCCCTAGTGGTGTACTTCAAGGGATCCGCCCTGGAAAATGCTATGTAGACATGTCAACGGTGGATGCAGACACGGTTACTGAATTGGCCCAG GTGATTGTGTCCAGGGGTGGTCGATTTCTAGAAGCCCCAGTCTCAGGAAATCAGCAGCTGTCTAATGATGGGATGTTGGTGATCTTAGCAGCCGGAGATAGGGGCTTATATGAAGACTGCAGCAGCTGCTTCCAGGCAATGGGGAAGACCTCCTTCTTTCTAG GTGAGGTTGGGAATGCAGCCAAGATGATGTTGATTGTGAATATGGTCCAGGGCAGCTTCATGGCTACCATAGCTGAAGGATTGACACTAGCCCAAGTGACAGGACAGTCTCAACAGACATTGCTTGACATCCTCAATCAGGGACAACTGGCTAGCATCTTCCTGGATCAGAAGTGCCAAA atATCCTACAAGGGAACTTTAAACCTGATTTCTACCTGAAGTATATCCAGAAGGATCTCAGATTAGCCATTGCACTAGGTGATTCTGTCAACCACCCAACTCCTATGGCAGCTGCAGCAAATGAG GTATATAAACGAGCCAAGGCACTGGACCAGTCTGACAATGACATGTCTGCTGTGTACCGAGCCTATATACACTAA
- the GLYR1 gene encoding cytokine-like nuclear factor N-PAC isoform X1: MATVSLRLGDLVWGKLGRYPPWPGKIVNPPKDLKKPRGKKCFFVKFFGTEDHAWIKVEQLKPYHPHKEEMIKINKGKRFQQAVDAVEEFLKKAKSKDQSSHNSAEEKNRRNSSEERSKQNSGDEKRKAGLSEGKVRKNMGEGKKRVSSASAERGSKSPLKRAQEQSPRKRGRPPKDEKDLTIPESSTVKGMVAGTMAGFKWQPSVSEPVKDGDPHFHHFLLSQTEKPAVCYQAITKKLKVCEEETGSTSIQAADSTAVNGSITPTDKKIGFLGLGLMGSGIVSNLLKMGHTVTVWNRTAEKCDLFIQEGARLGRTPAEVVSTCDITFACVSDPKAAKDLVLGPSGVLQGIRPGKCYVDMSTVDADTVTELAQVIVSRGGRFLEAPVSGNQQLSNDGMLVILAAGDRGLYEDCSSCFQAMGKTSFFLGEVGNAAKMMLIVNMVQGSFMATIAEGLTLAQVTGQSQQTLLDILNQGQLASIFLDQKCQNILQGNFKPDFYLKYIQKDLRLAIALGDSVNHPTPMAAAANEVYKRAKALDQSDNDMSAVYRAYIH; encoded by the exons TGCTTGGATCAAGGTTGAACAGCTAAAGCCATATCATCCCCATAAAGAGGAAATGATCAAGATTAACAAGGGTAAAAGATTTCAGCAAGCTGTGGATGCTGTGGAGGAGTTTCTCAAAAAAGCCAAAAGCAAAGACCAG TCATCCCATAATTCTGCTGAAGAAAAAAATCGGCGTAATTCCAGTGAAGAAAGAAGTAAGCAGAATTCAGGAGACGAGAAACGCAAAGCTGGCCTGTCTGAAGGGAAGGTGAGAAAGAAtatgggagaaggaaagaaaagagtctCTTCAGCTTCTGCAGAAAGAGGCTCCAAATCACCTCTAAAAAGGGCTCAGGAACAGAGTCCCAGAAAGAGAGGTCGCCCTCCAAAGGATGAGAAG gacCTTACAATTCCAGAATCCAGTACAGTGAAAGGAATGGTGGCAGGAACAATGGCTGGGTTTAAATGGCAACCAAGTGTAAGTGAG CCTGTAAAAGATGGGGACCCACATTTCCATCACTTTCTGCTCAGCCAAACAGAGAAG CCAGCTGTCTGTTATCAGGCAATAACAAAGAAGTTAAAAGTATGTGAAGAG GAAACTGGATCCACGTCTATCCAAGCAGCAGATAGCACAGCAGTGAATGGCAGCATCACTCCCACGGACAAAAA GATAGGATTTTTGGGCCTTGGCCTCATGGGAAGTGGCATTGTCTCCAATTTACTAAAAATGGGTCATACAGTCACTGTATGGAACCGGACAGCAGAAAAA TGTGATTTGTTCATCCAGGAGGGGGCCCGTCTGGGAAGAACCCCCGCTGAAGTGGTCTCCACCTGTGACATCACCTTCGCCTGTGTGTCGGATCCCAAAGCAGCTAAGGAC CTGGTGCTGGGCCCTAGTGGTGTACTTCAAGGGATCCGCCCTGGAAAATGCTATGTAGACATGTCAACGGTGGATGCAGACACGGTTACTGAATTGGCCCAG GTGATTGTGTCCAGGGGTGGTCGATTTCTAGAAGCCCCAGTCTCAGGAAATCAGCAGCTGTCTAATGATGGGATGTTGGTGATCTTAGCAGCCGGAGATAGGGGCTTATATGAAGACTGCAGCAGCTGCTTCCAGGCAATGGGGAAGACCTCCTTCTTTCTAG GTGAGGTTGGGAATGCAGCCAAGATGATGTTGATTGTGAATATGGTCCAGGGCAGCTTCATGGCTACCATAGCTGAAGGATTGACACTAGCCCAAGTGACAGGACAGTCTCAACAGACATTGCTTGACATCCTCAATCAGGGACAACTGGCTAGCATCTTCCTGGATCAGAAGTGCCAAA atATCCTACAAGGGAACTTTAAACCTGATTTCTACCTGAAGTATATCCAGAAGGATCTCAGATTAGCCATTGCACTAGGTGATTCTGTCAACCACCCAACTCCTATGGCAGCTGCAGCAAATGAG GTATATAAACGAGCCAAGGCACTGGACCAGTCTGACAATGACATGTCTGCTGTGTACCGAGCCTATATACACTAA
- the GLYR1 gene encoding cytokine-like nuclear factor N-PAC isoform X5 has translation MATVSLRLGDLVWGKLGRYPPWPGKIVNPPKDLKKPRGKKCFFVKFFGTEDHAWIKVEQLKPYHPHKEEMIKINKGKRFQQAVDAVEEFLKKAKSKDQSSHNSAEEKNRRNSSEERSKQNSGDEKRKAGLSEGKDLTIPESSTVKGMVAGTMAGFKWQPSVSEPVKDGDPHFHHFLLSQTEKPAVCYQAITKKLKVCEEETGSTSIQAADSTAVNGSITPTDKKIGFLGLGLMGSGIVSNLLKMGHTVTVWNRTAEKCDLFIQEGARLGRTPAEVVSTCDITFACVSDPKAAKDLVLGPSGVLQGIRPGKCYVDMSTVDADTVTELAQVIVSRGGRFLEAPVSGNQQLSNDGMLVILAAGDRGLYEDCSSCFQAMGKTSFFLGEVGNAAKMMLIVNMVQGSFMATIAEGLTLAQVTGQSQQTLLDILNQGQLASIFLDQKCQNILQGNFKPDFYLKYIQKDLRLAIALGDSVNHPTPMAAAANEVYKRAKALDQSDNDMSAVYRAYIH, from the exons TGCTTGGATCAAGGTTGAACAGCTAAAGCCATATCATCCCCATAAAGAGGAAATGATCAAGATTAACAAGGGTAAAAGATTTCAGCAAGCTGTGGATGCTGTGGAGGAGTTTCTCAAAAAAGCCAAAAGCAAAGACCAG TCATCCCATAATTCTGCTGAAGAAAAAAATCGGCGTAATTCCAGTGAAGAAAGAAGTAAGCAGAATTCAGGAGACGAGAAACGCAAAGCTGGCCTGTCTGAAGGGAAG gacCTTACAATTCCAGAATCCAGTACAGTGAAAGGAATGGTGGCAGGAACAATGGCTGGGTTTAAATGGCAACCAAGTGTAAGTGAG CCTGTAAAAGATGGGGACCCACATTTCCATCACTTTCTGCTCAGCCAAACAGAGAAG CCAGCTGTCTGTTATCAGGCAATAACAAAGAAGTTAAAAGTATGTGAAGAG GAAACTGGATCCACGTCTATCCAAGCAGCAGATAGCACAGCAGTGAATGGCAGCATCACTCCCACGGACAAAAA GATAGGATTTTTGGGCCTTGGCCTCATGGGAAGTGGCATTGTCTCCAATTTACTAAAAATGGGTCATACAGTCACTGTATGGAACCGGACAGCAGAAAAA TGTGATTTGTTCATCCAGGAGGGGGCCCGTCTGGGAAGAACCCCCGCTGAAGTGGTCTCCACCTGTGACATCACCTTCGCCTGTGTGTCGGATCCCAAAGCAGCTAAGGAC CTGGTGCTGGGCCCTAGTGGTGTACTTCAAGGGATCCGCCCTGGAAAATGCTATGTAGACATGTCAACGGTGGATGCAGACACGGTTACTGAATTGGCCCAG GTGATTGTGTCCAGGGGTGGTCGATTTCTAGAAGCCCCAGTCTCAGGAAATCAGCAGCTGTCTAATGATGGGATGTTGGTGATCTTAGCAGCCGGAGATAGGGGCTTATATGAAGACTGCAGCAGCTGCTTCCAGGCAATGGGGAAGACCTCCTTCTTTCTAG GTGAGGTTGGGAATGCAGCCAAGATGATGTTGATTGTGAATATGGTCCAGGGCAGCTTCATGGCTACCATAGCTGAAGGATTGACACTAGCCCAAGTGACAGGACAGTCTCAACAGACATTGCTTGACATCCTCAATCAGGGACAACTGGCTAGCATCTTCCTGGATCAGAAGTGCCAAA atATCCTACAAGGGAACTTTAAACCTGATTTCTACCTGAAGTATATCCAGAAGGATCTCAGATTAGCCATTGCACTAGGTGATTCTGTCAACCACCCAACTCCTATGGCAGCTGCAGCAAATGAG GTATATAAACGAGCCAAGGCACTGGACCAGTCTGACAATGACATGTCTGCTGTGTACCGAGCCTATATACACTAA
- the GLYR1 gene encoding cytokine-like nuclear factor N-PAC isoform X7: MIKINKGKRFQQAVDAVEEFLKKAKSKDQSSHNSAEEKNRRNSSEERSKQNSGDEKRKAGLSEGKDLTIPESSTVKGMVAGTMAGFKWQPSVSEPVKDGDPHFHHFLLSQTEKPAVCYQAITKKLKVCEEETGSTSIQAADSTAVNGSITPTDKKIGFLGLGLMGSGIVSNLLKMGHTVTVWNRTAEKCDLFIQEGARLGRTPAEVVSTCDITFACVSDPKAAKDLVLGPSGVLQGIRPGKCYVDMSTVDADTVTELAQVIVSRGGRFLEAPVSGNQQLSNDGMLVILAAGDRGLYEDCSSCFQAMGKTSFFLGEVGNAAKMMLIVNMVQGSFMATIAEGLTLAQVTGQSQQTLLDILNQGQLASIFLDQKCQNILQGNFKPDFYLKYIQKDLRLAIALGDSVNHPTPMAAAANEVYKRAKALDQSDNDMSAVYRAYIH; encoded by the exons ATGATCAAGATTAACAAGGGTAAAAGATTTCAGCAAGCTGTGGATGCTGTGGAGGAGTTTCTCAAAAAAGCCAAAAGCAAAGACCAG TCATCCCATAATTCTGCTGAAGAAAAAAATCGGCGTAATTCCAGTGAAGAAAGAAGTAAGCAGAATTCAGGAGACGAGAAACGCAAAGCTGGCCTGTCTGAAGGGAAG gacCTTACAATTCCAGAATCCAGTACAGTGAAAGGAATGGTGGCAGGAACAATGGCTGGGTTTAAATGGCAACCAAGTGTAAGTGAG CCTGTAAAAGATGGGGACCCACATTTCCATCACTTTCTGCTCAGCCAAACAGAGAAG CCAGCTGTCTGTTATCAGGCAATAACAAAGAAGTTAAAAGTATGTGAAGAG GAAACTGGATCCACGTCTATCCAAGCAGCAGATAGCACAGCAGTGAATGGCAGCATCACTCCCACGGACAAAAA GATAGGATTTTTGGGCCTTGGCCTCATGGGAAGTGGCATTGTCTCCAATTTACTAAAAATGGGTCATACAGTCACTGTATGGAACCGGACAGCAGAAAAA TGTGATTTGTTCATCCAGGAGGGGGCCCGTCTGGGAAGAACCCCCGCTGAAGTGGTCTCCACCTGTGACATCACCTTCGCCTGTGTGTCGGATCCCAAAGCAGCTAAGGAC CTGGTGCTGGGCCCTAGTGGTGTACTTCAAGGGATCCGCCCTGGAAAATGCTATGTAGACATGTCAACGGTGGATGCAGACACGGTTACTGAATTGGCCCAG GTGATTGTGTCCAGGGGTGGTCGATTTCTAGAAGCCCCAGTCTCAGGAAATCAGCAGCTGTCTAATGATGGGATGTTGGTGATCTTAGCAGCCGGAGATAGGGGCTTATATGAAGACTGCAGCAGCTGCTTCCAGGCAATGGGGAAGACCTCCTTCTTTCTAG GTGAGGTTGGGAATGCAGCCAAGATGATGTTGATTGTGAATATGGTCCAGGGCAGCTTCATGGCTACCATAGCTGAAGGATTGACACTAGCCCAAGTGACAGGACAGTCTCAACAGACATTGCTTGACATCCTCAATCAGGGACAACTGGCTAGCATCTTCCTGGATCAGAAGTGCCAAA atATCCTACAAGGGAACTTTAAACCTGATTTCTACCTGAAGTATATCCAGAAGGATCTCAGATTAGCCATTGCACTAGGTGATTCTGTCAACCACCCAACTCCTATGGCAGCTGCAGCAAATGAG GTATATAAACGAGCCAAGGCACTGGACCAGTCTGACAATGACATGTCTGCTGTGTACCGAGCCTATATACACTAA